The DNA region GCTGGATTATCCCAATGATAAGATTGCGGTCCTGTCCGGCCCGAGCCATGCCGAGGAGGTGGCGCGCCAGAAACCGGCCAGCGTGGTGGTGGCATCAAGCAATAAGAAATTAGCCCGCGATTTGCAGGCCATCTTCAGCAACGAGTATTTCCGGGTCTATACCCAGGATGACGTGGTCGGGGTGGAGACGGCCGCGGCGGTTAAGAATATCATTGCCATTGCCGCCGGTATCTGCGACGGCCTGGGCTTGGGGGATAATGCCAAGTCCGCTTTATTGACCCGGGGCATGGTCGAGATTTCCCGGTTAGGCGAGGCGCTGGGCGGAAACAAGAAGACATTCTTCGGGCTGGCTGGCATCGGCGATTTGATTACCACCTGTATCTCGCCGCACGGCCGGAACCGGGCGGTCGGTGTGCGTATCGGTAAAGGCGAGACCCTGAAACAGATATTGAAGTCAATGCAACAGGTGGCTGAAGGCGTCTGGACCACCAAGGCCGTAATTAATTTGGTCAAGAAGTATAAAGTAGAAATGCCGATTACACAGGAAGTGTATAATATTTTGTTTAAGAACAAAAGTCCTATTAAAGCGGTGTATAGCTTAATGA from Planctomycetota bacterium includes:
- a CDS encoding NAD(P)H-dependent glycerol-3-phosphate dehydrogenase codes for the protein MRILVLGDGGWGTALALVLHHNGHQVTLWSKFPEYAQYINRKRENTKFLPGIKLPPAITVTSELVIHNSELIVMAVPTQFCRSVLKDVKFRIPHSAFRIPIVSVAKGIEQTTLKRPSQIIKEVLDYPNDKIAVLSGPSHAEEVARQKPASVVVASSNKKLARDLQAIFSNEYFRVYTQDDVVGVETAAAVKNIIAIAAGICDGLGLGDNAKSALLTRGMVEISRLGEALGGNKKTFFGLAGIGDLITTCISPHGRNRAVGVRIGKGETLKQILKSMQQVAEGVWTTKAVINLVKKYKVEMPITQEVYNILFKNKSPIKAVYSLMTRKPKGE